In Halalkalicoccus sp. NIPERK01, the DNA window CGCGAGTTCGTCGAGTACCTCAACGAGACGCGTACCCCGCTCCACGACGACGTGCTCTATCTCGCCGACGAGGAACGGGACATCCAGGTCGAGGTGGCGATGCAGGCCACCGACGAACTCCAGGGGTCGATCCACGCCTTCGCGAACAACATCAACACGCGCGAGGGAGGATCGCACCTGACGGGGTTCAAGACCGCGCTGACACGCGTGGTCAACGACTACGCGAACGGGCAGGGACTGCTCGACGACATCGACGGGAACCTCCGCGGCGAGGACGTCCGCGAGGGCCTTACTGCCGTTATCTCGATCAAACACCCCGACCCGCAGTTCGAGGGCCAGACGAAGACCAAACTCGGCAACAGCGAAGTCAGAGGAATCGTCGAGAGCGCGATGCACGAGGGGCTCTCGACGTACTTCGAGGAACACCCCGACACCGCGCGGGCGCTCATTCGCAAGGCCGTCGAGGCCGCCAAGGCCCGCAAGGCCGCGAAGCAGGCCGAGGAGCTGACGCGCAGGAAGAGCGCGCTCGAATCGACGGCGCTCCCGGGAAAGCTCGCGGACTGTCAGACCCGCGATCCGACCGAGGCCGAACTGTTCGTCGTCGAGGGCGACTCGGCGGGCGGGAGCGCAAAACAGGGCCGCGCCCGCGAGTTCCAGGCGATACTTCCCCTCTCCGGAAAGATCCTCAACGTCGAGAAACACCGCCTCGATCGGGTGCTCGAGAACGACGAGATCCGCGACCTCATCACCGCGGTCGGCGCGGGCGTCGGCGAGGAGTTCGACATCGGCGAGGCGCGCTACCAGAAGGTCGTCATCATGACCGACGCCGACGTCGACGGGGCGCACATCCGCACGCTGCTGTTGACGCTGTTCTACCGACACATGCGCCCGCTGATCGAGGCCGGCTACGTCTACGCCGCCCAGCCGCCGCTGTATCGGCTGCGCTACGGCGGGGAGACCCGCGAGGCGATGACCGAGGCCGAACGCGAGGAGATCATCGCCGAGCACGGCTCGCCCGACCGAGTCCAGCG includes these proteins:
- the gyrB gene encoding DNA topoisomerase (ATP-hydrolyzing) subunit B → MSEQSEYGAGQIQVLEGLEAVRTRPAMYIGSTDSRGLHHLVYEVVDNAIDEALAGYCDTIGVTIHEDDSVSVSDDGRGIPVDTHAEYDRPALEVIMTVLHAGGKFDSKSYQVSGGLHGVGVSVVNALSKRLEVEVRRDGAVWHHRFDHGAPEGDIERVRDLEEGEETGTMVRFWPDDAVFEDCEFDASTLETRIRELAFLNPGVAITLTDERDGGESTFQYDGGIREFVEYLNETRTPLHDDVLYLADEERDIQVEVAMQATDELQGSIHAFANNINTREGGSHLTGFKTALTRVVNDYANGQGLLDDIDGNLRGEDVREGLTAVISIKHPDPQFEGQTKTKLGNSEVRGIVESAMHEGLSTYFEEHPDTARALIRKAVEAAKARKAAKQAEELTRRKSALESTALPGKLADCQTRDPTEAELFVVEGDSAGGSAKQGRAREFQAILPLSGKILNVEKHRLDRVLENDEIRDLITAVGAGVGEEFDIGEARYQKVVIMTDADVDGAHIRTLLLTLFYRHMRPLIEAGYVYAAQPPLYRLRYGGETREAMTEAEREEIIAEHGSPDRVQRFKGLGEMNPDQLWETTMNPENRVLKRVTIEDAAAADRMFSVLMGDAVEPRKRFIQEHAKEAEWVDI